A genomic stretch from Erigeron canadensis isolate Cc75 chromosome 9, C_canadensis_v1, whole genome shotgun sequence includes:
- the LOC122580810 gene encoding putative cyclin-D7-1 produces MTGPGYIDFLESNAFVSTCRFKAIQWFIHSQRRFNFCMGTVFKAVNYVDRFIETNQCNGWSYWMMELLSLASLSIAIKFGETCPPSLHEIQDGLESCFEASLIQKMELKILRSLGWELNSITPHSYVELITWELSSVMRPFVVDNLSSRLNDVLLASSLDVKSLVYRPSVVAMSGLKCVLEDEECLSYITTFIPQDQQLENLQSCYELMQEILVRCRKQPDANGNPSSPDTVLIKEQVAIYEEQVDLSFIDGPNTLMLLTNGLKRKRGEDGHDHCVTKFNKCVN; encoded by the exons ATGACTGGTCCGGGATACATAGACTTTCTCGAATCCAACGCTTTCGTTTCAACGTGTAGATTTAAAGCCATCCAATGGTTCATTCAT TCGCAAAGGAGGTTTAATTTCTGTATGGGAACCGTGTTTAAGGCAGTAAATTATGTTGATCGGTTTATCGAGACTAATCAATGCAAT GGTTGGAGTTATTGGATGATGGAGTTGCTTTCTTTGGCGTCTTTATCAATTGCTATCAAATTTGGTGAAACTTGTCCCCCCTCATTGCATGAAATTCAG GATGGATTAGAGTCTTGTTTTGAAGCAAGTTTGATCCAAAAAATGGAATTGAAGATATTGAGGTCTTTAGGATGGGAACTTAATTCCATCACCCCTCATTCGTATGTCGAATTGATCACTTGGGAATTGAGTTCCGTTATGAGGCCATTCGTTGTCGATAATTTAAGCTCAAGGCTTAATGATGTGCTTCTTGCATCTTCACTCG ATGTTAAATCACTTGTATACCGACCATCTGTTGTTGCCATGAGCGGACTTAAATGCGTTCTTGAAGATGAAGAATGTCTCTCTTACATCACTACCTTCATTCCACAAGATCAACAATTA GAGAATCTACAATCATGCTATGAGTtgatgcaagaaatcttggttagGTGTCGTAAACAACCGGACGCAAACGGGAACCCTTCGAGTCCCGATACAGTATTAATCAAGGAACAAGTTGCTATATACGAGGAACAGGTTGATCTATCTTTCATAGATGGACCTAATACATTAATGTTGTTGACGAATGGTCTCAAGAGGAAGAGGGGAGAAGATGGTCATGATCACTGTGTTACAAAATTCAACAAATGTGTAAATTAA